In the genome of Candidatus Pristimantibacillus lignocellulolyticus, the window GCTGACGTAGCTTATACGACATCGAATATGCCATTCATCGCTTGTTTACGATGCGCGTGTACCAATAACGTACACTTACGCTTCGCACTTCACTAGCTTCATGTCATATTCTTGGTGCTGACGCACAAATACTCGATGAAGCTTTATTGTACGTGATCACGATGATAATGCTGACTTACGAGCTAAATCAAAGCTAATCTTTTAAAAATAGTATCCACATGCTTCAAATGCCATTGCGGATTAAACGCATCTTCAATCTCTTCTGGAGAAAGAACCGCTGTAATTTCTGGTGTTTCTTCTATAATTGTACGGAATTGAACTTTAGTTTCCCAAGCTTGCATCGCACGCGGTTGAACCGTATCGTACGCTTCCTCACGGCTGAAACCTTTATCAATCAGTTTCGTTAATACACGACCAGAGAATGGAACACCATAAGTTGCACCCATATTGCGTTTCATGTTTTCAGGGAACACAGTTAGGTTTTTGATAATGTTACCTAGACGGTTAAGCATGTAGTTCAGAAGCATCGTTGCATCTGGAAGAATGACACGCTCTGCTGATGAATGAGAAATATCTCTTTCATGCCACAGAGTTACGTTTTCGTATGCAGTAAGCATATGTCCACGAATTACACGAGATAGACCAGAGATGTTCTCACAACCAATTGGATTACGTTTGTGAGGCATTGCAGAAGATCCTTTTTGACCTTTTGCAAAAGCTTCTTCTACTTCACGGAACTCACTCTTTTGCAACGCACGAATTTCTGTTGCGAATTTATCAAGAGAAGTTGCAACTAACGCAAGGGTAGCCATATATTCAGCATGACGATCACGTTGCAACGTTTGTGTTGAGATTGGAGCAGCTTTTGTACCTAACTTATTACATACGAATTCTTCAACGAAAGGATCAATGTTAGCATACGTTCCAACAGCACCTGAAATTTTTCCGTATTGAACGTTATCAGCAGCATGCTCAAAGCGCTCAAGATTACGTTTCATTTCTTCATGCCATAGTGCTAATTTCAATCCGAAAGTCGTAGGTTCAGCGTGTACACCATGTGTACGACCCATCATTGGTGTATCTTTATATTGAATCGCTTTGTCGCGAACAATCGCAATAAAGTTCTCGATATCTTTTTTAAGTATTGCATTGGCTTGAAGTAACAAATATCCAGTAGCAGTGTCAACAACGTCAGTTGAAGTTAGACCATAGTGAACCCATTTACGTTCTGGACCGACTGTTTCAGATACGGCACGTGTGAAAGCAATAACATCGTGACGAGTTTCTTGTTCAATCTCATAAATACGCTCTACATCAAAAGTAGCTTTTGCACGAAGTGCTTCAACATCTTCAGCTGGAATTACTCCTAGCTCTACCCATGCCTCACAAGCACAAAGTTCTACTTCTAACCAAGCTTGGAATTTATTTTGTTCTGTCCAAATGGCTCTCATTTCAGGTCTGCTATAACGCTCTAACATTCAAGTAACACCCTTCCAATATCTAATTTATTTATTCCAACTTTTCCATTCTTCTGTCCAAATGCAAGTAGCTTCAATCCATTGCATTGCGTCTTCAACGGTACGAGCTAATACATTGACATGACCCATTTTACGGTTATGAACAGCATCTGCTTTACCGTACAAGTGAAGCTTTGTTGTCACAACTAACTGATCAGCAAGTTCATCATGAGTTGCAAATCTTTCTAGCAAAGGTGCGACATGTTGACCAAGTACATTAACCATCACAACAGGAGTTGTTAGGCTAGTATCGCCAAGCGGTAAATTACATACAGCGCGAACATGTTGCTCAAATTGCGATGTGCGACATGCCTCCATTGTATAATGACCGCTATTATGTGGACGAGGTGCAAGCTCATTTACGAAAAGCTCACCTTCCTCCGTTACAAACATTTCTACTGCAATTAATCCTACAGCATCAAGACCTTTTGCAATTTGCAAGGCAAGTTGCTCAGCTTGTTGTTGTAATGCTGGCTCGATGCGTGCCGGCACAATAGACAAATGAAGAATATTGCTAACATGAATGTTTTCTGATGCAGGAAAAACTTTCACTTCACCTTGCGGACTACGTGCTGCAATAACAGAAATTTCTTTAGAGAATTTAATGAACTTCTCTAACACGAGTTCCGTTTTCGCCTTAGCTAACGTCTGGTAGGCTTCAGCAATTTCTTGCTCGCTACGAATTACCCATTGTCCCTTACCATCATATCCACCTGTAGCTGTCTTCAACACGCAAGGCATACCGAACTCGGCAACTGCAGCTTCCAAATCAGCTTGTGAAGTAATTTCACGATAAGGAGCAACTTGAACCCCAGCAGCTTCGATCGCATGTTTTTCACGTAATCGATGTTGAGTCGTATACAGTAAGTGACTTCCTTGAGGGACATATGCTTCTTCCATTAACATCGAAGCTACATTTGCATCCACATTTTCAAATTCGTACGTTATGACATCAGCGCGCTTTGCAAGCTCACGAGCAGCATTAGCATCGTCGTATTTCGCAACAATTTGTTCACTCACTTGCCCCATAGGTCCGCCATCTGTTGGATCAAGAGTTACAAAGCGATATCCAAGTTCACTACCAGCGTTCGCAATCATTCGTCCAAGTTGACCGCCACCAAGAACACCAATTGTAGAACCAGGTAGTATAGTCTTTATACTTGCATTTAGTTGACCATTACTCATATTTCTTCACTACTTGCTAGCACTTCTTGCTTCACACGTTCTCTACGAGCTTCAACGCGCATTTGTAATTCGGAATCGGAAGTCGCTAGCATTTGTGCAGCTAACAGACCCGCATTTGTCGCTCCTGCATTACCAATCGCCACCGTTGCCACTGGTATACCACCTGGCATTTGTACGATGGAAAGCAGGGAATCTAGTCCACTTAAATTAGAGGATTTCACTGGAACACCAATAACCGGCAATATTGTCTTTGCTGCAACCATACCTGGTAAATGCGCAGCACCACCTGCACCGGCAATTATTACTTTGATTCCTCTTTGTAGTGCAGTTTCCGCATATTCAAACATCAGATCTGGAGTACGATGTGCAGAAACTACTTTTTTCTCATAGGGAATTTCAAGTTCTTCCAGAATATCGCAAGCTAATTTCATTGTTGCCCAATCTGATTTACTTCCCATGATTACGCCAACCTTTGCAGACATTACGAATTACCTACTTTCTTATATGAAGTTAATGATGATCTCTATTTAGCAAATAAGATAAAAAAGCACAAAAAGTCCACTAGCAAACCATCTCAGACTTGCTACCGGACTTCGATGAAACATGCCTGTTGTAACAGCAAAAAAATTATGCTAAAACGGCTGTTTCTACTTATGAATTGATCGAAGTTAAGAGCAACCCTCATCGAGGTAAGAATATCTACTAGAAATAACTTAGAAACTCAACTGTTTCAAGTTCCCCCGATTAGCAGCATTACATGTCTTCACTGTCTCATTCAATCGCATCATTAAGCCCGTAGTCCAGAAAGTGTTGGTTCTGGGTAGAGACGTTTGAGCCATTCCCTCAAACATATACGAGATATTTACATATTTTTCAATAATTATTTATAACACCTATTAAGTTAACTAACGCCTTCTATCCTACTTTCAAATCATCTTCGCGATGTTGAAAATCTGGATTTTTGAACATGCACTTATAGTTTATCTAACTCTATGAGTACTGTCAACAAAATACGAACATTAATCATTTTTCATTTCCTATAGTTCGCTTTTCTAACATAAACTCAAATGCTAACACCTAAATATCGACTATTTTCACTCAAGTTCACTAATAACTAACATGAAATGTAATCTATAAAACGAATGAACATACATAGACTACAAATATTTCGATTTCTTATAATATAGACAATTTTATATGAATATATATGAGTATAATATGCTAACCCCCAGAGAACTTGTAACGTGATAGCCAATGCTTCGAGAACTGATCGGTGGTGTGATTTTCAACGCTGCCTGAACTGATCGCTGTTACAATCACCTTTGGTATAGCAACGCTCCGTGAGCTACTCGCTGTTACAATCGCCGTTGGCCTCGGATTTAATGTAACAAATCATCGGAGTATAAATCCGATGACACAAACGACCGCTATCGCTTCTCCACTAGCGATTTGTTCTTTCCGCTGTAGCATATGTGAGAGTGAATATTAGTTCTCTCCGCTGTAGCATATTTAGAGGAATAAAAAGGGATCCAACCATTATCAAGGATTGAATATCAATCCGGGTTGATTTTGATTTCTTCACTCGATTGATCGCGGACATCAGGAGCCTTATTTGCCGCATATAACTCTATGATCGATCTTTATGGACTCAGATGCACTTATTTCATATTATTTGATGCGTTAGGGTTCCATCACGGACGAATAACGACTTCTGTGTCCGCTAGAATGCTATTCAACCCTTAATTTCGTAAATAACGACTTCTGTGTCCGTTTGGGTAAGCTTTGATCTCGTCAAGCACGGATTAATGCGTTGATCCTTTCAAAATTAAGCCATCGCTTTCGAAGTCACTTTTTATCGCAAGAAGTATATCTAGAGATTAATAAAAAGTTTTAGGAGGGAAGACATGCAAATACATACTGTTGCGCGGAATGATTCATTGTGGAATTTGGCACGGACTTATGGCGTACCGCTTGAGCATATTGTTGAAGTTAATAATATAGGAGAAAGTGATGCTCTTGTAGTTGGTCAAGCTTTAATTATCCCTACCCCTTCAAGTAGTAAAACACATAAAGTTGCGCGAGGGGAATCGTTATGGGCTATTGCTAGGCAATATGGATTAAGTTTGCAAGAAATTGCCGCAGCGAATAATATTAGTAACCCCGCCCTTATAAAACCTGGACAAATCATTATTATTCCTGCCCCACAATTAATGACGATAGAAGTGAATGGATATATTGAACGTTACGATGATGTCGCACAAAAAGAAGTTAGGGAACGCGCTAACGAGTTAACCTATCTTTCAATATTTAGTTACCATATTAAAGAAGACGGAACTCTCGTTTCAATTGATGATGAGGCACTTAGAGAAACAGCCATTGCAAACGGTGTTACCCCCATGATGGTAATTTCCAACATTTCAGAACAAGGATTTAGCGGTGAACTTATTTCCCATGTGCTCAATACACAACAATCGTACACTCATTTAATTACAACGGTGGCCAATACAATGGCGGAGCGTGGCTTCAAAGCACTTAATATTGATTTCGAATATATTCCTCCCGAAGATCGAGAACTATATAATCAATTTCTGCGTGATATAACTAGACATCTACATCAATTTAACTATTTAGTATCTTCAGCAGTTGCCCCAAAGACTAGTAGCGATCAGGTAGGAAGATTATATGAAGCTCATGATTATAAAGTTCATGGTGAGGTGCTTGATTTTGTAATTATTATGACATACGAATGGGGTTGGACTGGGGGACCTCCTCGAGCTGTCGCCCCACTCAACGAAGTATCGAAAGTTATTAATTATGCTTTAACCGAAATTCCAGCTAATAAGATTATGCTCGGAATTCCACTGTATGGATATGAATGGACGTTACCATACGAGTCAGGAGTCTCACGAGCTAGAGCATTAAGTACGGAAGCCGCTACCTCACTTGCACGCGAGAAAAAAGCTGCCATCGAATATGACTCTACAGCACAATCACCTCATTTTTCATTCTACGATGAAAACAAAAAGGAACATGTCGTCTGGTTCGAAGATGCTCGTAGCCTACAAGCCAAATTCAATCTTGTGAAACAACATGACCTAAGAGGCGTTAGTTATTGGAAGCTAGGAATTATTGCGGATACAAATTGGTATCTTCTAAGCGAAAATTTCAATGTAGCTAAACTTGAACTGGAGTAAATATATTCCCTACTTTATTATAAAAGGCTGTTCATGAACGACGTCACTTGGACGTCTTCCACGAACAGCCTTATTTTGTATTTATAATGTAGTTATCAAAGTTAACTTTTTGAACTACCTCTATTTTATTCTAGCCACTGCGAGACTTCATTTACTGGCCTCCGCGAAGCCAACGGCGGTACCATTTCTGCATAACCGATATAAATAAATGCTACTATTGATTCATCTTCACGTAGAGCGAAATGTTTATGCATAACCTCATGATACATCGGTGCACCCGAGCGCCAAATGGCACCTAAGCCATACGCATGTGCAGCAAGCAATAAGTTTTGTACTGCTGCTTGAGTAGCTGCTAATTCTTCTTCTAATACCGCACGAGGATCATCTGAAGGAGAACAGATAGCTGCAATAACTACTGGAGAACGAAAAGCTTTCTTAATTTCCTTAGATCTTTTCTCTTCATCCGTCTCACCTGTTACTGCAGTAAATACTTCTGCATAGCCCTCGCCAAGTTTTGCTCGACCTTCTCCAGTCATAACGACGAATTTCCATGGCTGAGTGTTATGATGACTTGGCGCCCATGTAGCGGCTTCAATTAGTTTCTCAATAATAGCTTTCGGAACAATATCCTTCTTCACTCTACCGATTGTTCTTCGATCATGCAAAGCCTGAATTATTTCCTCATAATGATCAATTGGACGATTCTCACATTGGTCTGTCATACGATTACACCCTTTCTCTTAATCCTTATTGAAATAATCTCAAATATTGTCCAAAGCCATTTTCCTCTAATTGATCTTTCGGAATAAATCTAAGTGACGCCGAATTGATACAATAGCGCATTCCAGTAGGTTCAGGTCCATCTTCAAATACATGACCTAAGTGAGAATCTCCTTCTTTCGAACGAACCTCTGTGCGAACCATACCATGAGTGACATCAAGTTCTTCTAGTACATTATGATT includes:
- the purK gene encoding 5-(carboxyamino)imidazole ribonucleotide synthase; amino-acid sequence: MSNGQLNASIKTILPGSTIGVLGGGQLGRMIANAGSELGYRFVTLDPTDGGPMGQVSEQIVAKYDDANAARELAKRADVITYEFENVDANVASMLMEEAYVPQGSHLLYTTQHRLREKHAIEAAGVQVAPYREITSQADLEAAVAEFGMPCVLKTATGGYDGKGQWVIRSEQEIAEAYQTLAKAKTELVLEKFIKFSKEISVIAARSPQGEVKVFPASENIHVSNILHLSIVPARIEPALQQQAEQLALQIAKGLDAVGLIAVEMFVTEEGELFVNELAPRPHNSGHYTMEACRTSQFEQHVRAVCNLPLGDTSLTTPVVMVNVLGQHVAPLLERFATHDELADQLVVTTKLHLYGKADAVHNRKMGHVNVLARTVEDAMQWIEATCIWTEEWKSWNK
- the purB gene encoding adenylosuccinate lyase produces the protein MLERYSRPEMRAIWTEQNKFQAWLEVELCACEAWVELGVIPAEDVEALRAKATFDVERIYEIEQETRHDVIAFTRAVSETVGPERKWVHYGLTSTDVVDTATGYLLLQANAILKKDIENFIAIVRDKAIQYKDTPMMGRTHGVHAEPTTFGLKLALWHEEMKRNLERFEHAADNVQYGKISGAVGTYANIDPFVEEFVCNKLGTKAAPISTQTLQRDRHAEYMATLALVATSLDKFATEIRALQKSEFREVEEAFAKGQKGSSAMPHKRNPIGCENISGLSRVIRGHMLTAYENVTLWHERDISHSSAERVILPDATMLLNYMLNRLGNIIKNLTVFPENMKRNMGATYGVPFSGRVLTKLIDKGFSREEAYDTVQPRAMQAWETKVQFRTIIEETPEITAVLSPEEIEDAFNPQWHLKHVDTIFKRLALI
- a CDS encoding glycosyl hydrolase family 18 protein: MQIHTVARNDSLWNLARTYGVPLEHIVEVNNIGESDALVVGQALIIPTPSSSKTHKVARGESLWAIARQYGLSLQEIAAANNISNPALIKPGQIIIIPAPQLMTIEVNGYIERYDDVAQKEVRERANELTYLSIFSYHIKEDGTLVSIDDEALRETAIANGVTPMMVISNISEQGFSGELISHVLNTQQSYTHLITTVANTMAERGFKALNIDFEYIPPEDRELYNQFLRDITRHLHQFNYLVSSAVAPKTSSDQVGRLYEAHDYKVHGEVLDFVIIMTYEWGWTGGPPRAVAPLNEVSKVINYALTEIPANKIMLGIPLYGYEWTLPYESGVSRARALSTEAATSLAREKKAAIEYDSTAQSPHFSFYDENKKEHVVWFEDARSLQAKFNLVKQHDLRGVSYWKLGIIADTNWYLLSENFNVAKLELE
- a CDS encoding nitroreductase; translation: MTDQCENRPIDHYEEIIQALHDRRTIGRVKKDIVPKAIIEKLIEAATWAPSHHNTQPWKFVVMTGEGRAKLGEGYAEVFTAVTGETDEEKRSKEIKKAFRSPVVIAAICSPSDDPRAVLEEELAATQAAVQNLLLAAHAYGLGAIWRSGAPMYHEVMHKHFALREDESIVAFIYIGYAEMVPPLASRRPVNEVSQWLE
- the purE gene encoding 5-(carboxyamino)imidazole ribonucleotide mutase, producing the protein MSAKVGVIMGSKSDWATMKLACDILEELEIPYEKKVVSAHRTPDLMFEYAETALQRGIKVIIAGAGGAAHLPGMVAAKTILPVIGVPVKSSNLSGLDSLLSIVQMPGGIPVATVAIGNAGATNAGLLAAQMLATSDSELQMRVEARRERVKQEVLASSEEI